The following is a genomic window from Neodiprion virginianus isolate iyNeoVirg1 chromosome 1, iyNeoVirg1.1, whole genome shotgun sequence.
TTTCGGAATagtcataaaattttaaagtgTCTCTGCATGATACGAATACAACTtaattacaaaattaatttcccgactatgtatatacatatacaatatatatacctatatgtttTTGTATGGTTTTGACTTGATCACAGGTACATTCTCGAGAATATATTTATCATTAAGAGTTTATCCTTAGATGAatcggccaaaaaaattgtaatgtcATAACGAAAATGTCTAGACGAAACCACAGTAGTGTATGTAGAAGACACTTTAAAACTCGCGTCTgacgaataattttatataatatctCTTTTATGTATAGACTAGTGTAAATtcgttcgaattattttaCTATCTACACTCGATATAATTTGAAGAACGTTAAACTCAGATATAATCTGGTCCTATCCACTGATAGCTAGGGTTGTAAGAATATTCGTTCATTAATCAACTATAATAAGAACGTTGTGTTAGATTTCTACTAGTAGACTATTGTCCCATGGTCACGAAGTCTTGTTAGCAGTGACACAGATTAATTCAAAGGTATTATGATTGACACTCGTCATGGCAGCGAGGAAATACCATAGGACACTTATCGAAGGACGTaggttattgttattattactactattgtaattattgttattattcactGAATCTCACCTATCCTGTGGGATGCGCATCGATCGTAGCACCTTGCTTtgctgaaataattaaaacaattaGTTCCCTCGACTTCTaagtaacgaatgaaataagCTAAAGAAAACATTAAACTATAACACTAACTTGATACTGAGCTTCCGAATCCATCATACCAGTAACAGCTACTACTTGGTACTGTCTAGCCTTCATCGCTGCAGCAGATTTGCGTACGAGGCGCATCGCACCAGGCGCACTACTGGTGCTGCTGAACTGTGACATTTGGGAGGGGCTATGGCTTGGATCTAATACTAACATCGTGATTGAGCCATCTCTTAATTGTTCTACGCCCATTATTGTTCGGCTGTGACCTGGCACATAGAAACTCAATTGACATATCTGTGTATATTTGTAGTTGAAAATAGGTATTCTATCAAATGACTATTCCTTGCTACCTTGGTGTTGCAAATACAGTGGTGGCTTGAACTCTTCTGTTTTGTGGAAGTATTGTAGGACCCAATTGAACATTTCTGGATGCCCACCGTCAGAACTTGTTGGTATATGAAAATCAATCAACTGGCACCTATGTATAATAGAGAACATTTATGTGCTTGAGTGTTAACTTCATCGAAacttatttgaaaaatggaatgCAAGTCACACCTTATCCTCAAACTGGACAGAAGTGTTACAACTTCCGTAGCACCGATCCATTTTCTTGTATTGACTAGTTTACTACCGAGTTGTTCAGCACCTTGGACATCAAAGCCTTGTGCCCAGGCCCATTCAACTATTGTTTGAAGTCGGGAAATAGATGGCATGGCACTGCGAGATGGGCAGTCGGTAGTACTGCTGCTTCCTACTCCAGAGCCCCACGCCTTGTAGACTAAATCATTGAAACCCGTATGTTGCAGCAAACTGGAAATTAACATCTGCATGTTCCTGTATCCACACCCCCAACCCTTATCACCGTAAGTTGACCCATAATGGTCGACAGTGGAGCACATTAAAGTGGTTACTACGTTACTGCATGCCTGACTGACTGCTCTCACTTTTGGAACCAGTCCTGCAAGCAtcaagataaatttttttacgatccctttcctttttttaatcaatctACATTGCAGGTAACTTACCACGAGTGCAGGAGCTACCGTCATCGATCCCACTGCTCTCGGCAACTCGGAGTTCGATTTGTCTTTCATAATAATCGGCGACTGACATTTCACCGGCATAGACAGCCCGTTGCATGTTAGTTACACTCTGCTCCCGAAAGTTACCCTGATTATCCATACCATACTGTGCTCGCAACATCTCAAACTCACGCTGCTCTCTTAACCTTCTCACTTCCTTCTCCCTTCTCTCCATATCCTTAGCCAATAACCGATCGCTAGATATATCCGGGGTCACCGGCGAGGGTGcactttttttattgaaatgcTCCTCTATGTGAGCAGTCAGCTCATCGCTGTTCGTAAACGAAGTGCTTAAGCAAACGGGACAGGTTGGTGTGTAGCTTCCATTTTGTTCACACATCGCTGTGCCATTCGCTGGGCtaaatgagaaaagaaaatagtcGATATTGTGAGCAAGATGCATTTTCTAACCATTTGAGAACTCATTGGATTGTTACGCATCCATATTCTATCCAATAAAACTACGAATAAATTTCTCACCTAAGTATATCTTTGTGTTCAATGTTGACATGTAGTTCGAGGTCAGATGCATGGGGAAAAGATCTGACGCAGAGAGGGCAGTTGAAAACACTGTCTCTAGATGGGGGTGATTCTGGTGGATAGGATGGTGACGTTAAATCAAAGTGTTGACGATTGATGTGCTCCTCAAGCCTTAGTGGGCTATCGGAGGTGTAGGGACACATTGGACACTCCTGTACGGGTGGCCTAGGTGAAGCATGTGAACGAAGCTGAAGGTTCAGGCCAGAACGAAGAGGAGAACCATGACCAGCAGCACCTTCGGGTACTGAAACGCGAGAACGTTTCAAGATGCGTTTGCACCGTGATTGAAGAAGGCAAAAGTAAGCAGACCTACCGTTAACAATGCTactgttattgttgttgtttatattattatttagatTTGAACTGCTGGATTTCCGCTCTTCCTGCAATTGCTTGGAGGGTGGCGGAGAACCCCAGCCGTTTTGGAGGTGCGGGGCGTACGGAGATGCTGGCGGGGAAGGCCCTCGGCATTCGTCATAACGATCACTGTCCGTTGTAGGATCGTCGTCGATGAAGGCCATCATATCGTTCTCCGGGGTGCTGGAAACATTTGATCAATTAATACCGGTTCGCGTATCATAAATCGTGATTACTCGATTTAACGCCCAACTTCAGTCTCGCAGCAAATAGCTCGCTACGCGTTTGACTCGGCAATAAATTGACGTATGAAAATTGCACAATGGTTGAGAATTTTTACCGTTTTCTTTTGGTCAAACGACCGTTACACGTGTTCAACATCACGAAGTGTGGTTAGAATTGCGCCTTTTACTTGATCAACGAAATTTTAGACAAGCGATCCAACGAGGTTACTCCTCATGACACAACTACATGCCGCAACTGCCACATATATTTAGTTCCCAACTCTAGGCCtaattcgaaatatcgaaCAGCTGATCTTTTGCAGATCAAGGTTGGCAAGGTTGTAACACGATTGGATAGCAGATTAAGCCTGCTTGATGAGAAGAATTTACCCATCCTTTTACTTGGCGCTAACGTATTTAAACGATTTATTACGGCCGACAAACGTTTTATGCGATTAGCTTTAATAAGATCGGGGATACGTGCTCCAAAACATATCGACTTACAAAATGTTAGATCATCCTGACAGTGATTTATATCAGTTGCTGATCCGTTGTGCTACGTATGGTAACaagcattaaaaattatttgaatgtTAATTCAAATGgcgaattatatttatttgtggCGGTTGACTGCATTTTTATTCTGTCTGAATCTAAACCTTTGATTAAACGTTATAAGTATCGAATTCGGAGATTTATTTTACagtatgaaaattgtaaaaaaataccttGGAGTTAAGTAGTCTAGGTGAGCGCTGTTCACGTGGACGAGCATTTCGGCAGGTGAAACCTCACCGAGGTCACAAAAAGGGCAGCTAGCTGCTCCTTGAAGATGATAGACTACCATGTGCGATCTCATTTCCTCATCGTTGAAGCCTTCCAGACCGCAAATTTCGCACGTGTAGCTCATTTCCAACGGTTTACTCGATGCCATGTcgatattttaaatattattcgcTCTATAAATCTGTTTGATATGAATTTGacgttattgttttttgacaTTTATGTTAAGCAAAATACTAAGTATGTGAACAATTTATTGATTCACTGTTGTATTCTTGAGAAGAAGTAACGATCTTAAGTGTTCAGTGTATGaaagaatgtgaaaaatgaatatcgttaaatgagtataataattacactttttgattgaaatatattacaaacCGGTTGAAAGTAGATAAATTATGGTGTTCCGCAggagaaaatttgattcttTGAGATTTattgaacaaatgaaaataatagaaGCCGATTCACGAGCGGTGTATTAGTCGGTAAATGTTTAATCTTAAACTTCCGTTGAAAATCGCTAGAAACACAGTCCGCGGGCATTCtaaaccgaaaatttttcaacgcgaGGAAGAGCGATTAACGCGCTATTCCCGGTAATACCTTGGAAGTAAGCACACAACGACGTGTAACTCGCGGGATATTTTCGGTTTGAAATAACCGCCCATGGACTGCAGGCGTTGCTACCGCACATCGTACACAACACCGATTATTCCCACTTGGACGACGGGTCACGAATCAATTGAATCTCGGCCGAAAGGCGACGAGTAACGAAGGTAATTATCACTCGGAATAATCCAAATCCACGAAGACGACACTGGGCAAATAATTAATCCCGGTAACGGTTATGCGCGAAAATATGTGAACCGCACCGTGTACCTCGACTACAATTGACCGTATCTAGGGCAGAGTGTGGGTTGAGAACAGGAAGTGGAGCAGGGTCTATTTGTCTAGGATGACCCATTTCGGGCGTGGGAACCGCAAGGTGTTAATTAAAGATCACTTACTTGCATGGATTGGCACTGGACGCGACGGAACTGTCTACGAGAAAAGCGATATTATGCAACACGGGTCGGGTTCCGTGTAGGCTTGGTTGCCTAACACGGTGCCCTGACTTCCTCCATATGCGAAATTTTCTACCCCCAACGCGCACGGCGCTACGTTTTAGCCACTGTTCCCGTTTCCCCCTTCCTCGGAACGGTCGCGCTTCTTAGAAGGCTGGCGTTTCACTCGCTCCGCGGAACAAGGATGTTGTTCTCGCGACAGGGTTCATGGCTTACGGGAGGATAAAGAAACTGAAGAAAGCCCCTTGGCGACGACGCGATGGCACCCCGCGTCACGCGTACGATTCTTTGACAGTTTCCAAGGCATAGGCCTTGGAAGGGGTGCAGTCGTCGTTACTCGCAGGTGTAGTTACAACTGGCATAATGCACGCTTGGCACGAAAATGCGGTATATGCATGGCTGTATTATACATGGCTGTTTATGCGGAAGAGCGTATCAGCCATGGAGCGGATCGAACGTGACCTCGAGATACTGGAACACAGGGGGTCCAAGCCGTGGTGCGCAAACGCGGAAACATCGCGCCTGGCTCTCAACCCCTTGACTACATTTTCAGGTCACGACTACCACCCTCTTCCGGCTTTTACCCCGTCGGTAAACCGACGACACTCTCCGATATTGTTTACTCTTGAGGTTTATGAATTTCGATCGATTTCACCAGGCTCTAACAAATCGCTACGTTATTCACTGGATGTAACCCTGAACTCCGTTTACAAACAAATCACACCGGTGAGATCAACGTCCCTTGCTGTATTACGTCGCATTAGTTTCTACCGTGATTTGAATCAACGAAAGATAGTCACGACAGCTGTTCACGCGAATAGTAGAGGGTTTCGTATCGATCATCCAGACTGAATTGTAACCATCCGCGGAGCAAAACTTCTCCTATCTATAAGTCAGAACATTTTTTGCACGTCTTTGCGAAGCCACGAGCCATGCGGTCAAAGTCTAGACCGGACGATTCGACGACCCTTTATATAACTGGGGTAAGCAACAAGGGTGGAAAAACTTTGTCAGCGCACGGAATTGCGGAATTTTTacagtaaattaattttactccCGTGATGCAGGGTGGTTTTGTACGCGAATGTTTTTATCACTTCACGCGGTTTCCGGTGCACTCTTGACAAGTGCAGTTTTGAACGcagaaaaatgaaggaaatGTGTTTGCGTGTTGAAAGCCAAGTTGAAGCATCTGTTAAACGTTCTCCCGAGACTCTTTTCCGCGAAAAGGCTTGATAagtaaaatatacatttttcaagtcACGTAGAATTTGTGGCTACTTGAACTTGTAACGATCAACTGCCAACCTCGTGTTTTCGCAGAATATTTTCCATCCCGTAGGAATTCAATTCCAAACGACGTCTTGCACGTACAAAACTGTCGAGTGCAGCGTATGATTCTCAAGGGACACCGTAAGTCCGTCGGCTCCGCAGCGTTTATAGGTCGTAAACATCGAACCCGAGTCATGTGTCCCGAAAGTATAAATATGCGGTGGCTGTTACTTGCATGTTAAAACGAAGAAGATTGTTCTTCCAACTTTTTTCCAAGCGAAGAATGCACGAAACGTGCATCATCCCTGAGGCACGGCTTCGTCAAATCGCATCTCTGGTACTTCGATCACCGAGTGCGAGGTTCGATGTATAGTTGCAAATAGACCTAATTTATACCTCGGTGCGTCGTGCGCTTTTACATATTGTCATTCTGTTTCATCTCGGGCAGGATTGTGTTCTGTCGAGTAAATAATACCTTACATCAGTAACGCGAATACAGTAATTTGTAGCGAAGACGGATGGACATTACCTAATGATGGACCTGCGTCAGATTATACCCGTCGCCTTGTGCTAATACcggtaaaatatttcatgctAATTTGACCCCGGCTCACGTTTGGTTATTCATACCGCATATGCCGCACCCCGAAGGGGTTTCACAGCGGCTCACACACCGGAAAGGTCACTGGTCTCGGTGAAGCTGCAAGAATTGTAACGCCAAGAGGCATTCGAGATCAGTGCGAGTCAATTTGACAAATGGGTAAAAATTACACGGAAGTGGGGAAACAGCTCGAGAGGGTGAATCCATTAGCATGTGGGAAAATTCGCGGCGACCGTGCGGTGCATCGACAGGGCAACAACAATGCTCGTAAGATCGAAGAGAACGGAAATTGTAAATTTAGTCCTTCTGCTAAGTATTCAACGAGCAGCCCGGATCCTGACGACAATTCATTCTCCTGACGAGTCGACAATCTTTAGTAGCGCGTTAGGAGCCAACCGCGTGTCGTTTCCCATGAACGTCGGGATCTTCCTCATTGCCATGCAGCCGGCGGTCGAGGGAGGATGCGCTCGTTCACGGAACTATTCATTCATTCCTTTCCTCCCCACTGCGCCCCTCTGCTACCCACGAGCATCTTTTTTACTTTCCTCTCCTCGCATACTCCGTCACTTGTCTCCAGAAGTGTTTATCGACGGTAGAACGTGCGAGgcaaatatgtacatacgcGGGCAAACCAGCGGCTCTGGACCTCCCAACTCACCAGTTCACCACAAAGGCTGTGCTCGTGCTACCGGAGTTATGTACTAAACTTGCCGTCCCTTATCGGAAAATATCGACGTTATAAATAATGGCTGGCGCGtagaatgtttgaaaatacttaACAATCATCCGGCGTTGAGATTTGCATAAATCGAATGAACACGGTGAACTATGGAAAATTCGACGAGTTGAATCGAGTGCCTGCAGGTACGTATTCGGCTCGGGTGTAACAGAAACAGGCATGGAATATCAATCCACGAATAGctggtataggtataatatacgtagctcggtttgttttatttctacaaCGTGTTTTTGATCCCGCATGCCTGATCGGGtagtattttttcatcgtgtgataattcattgtcaagtCGTATAAAGTGAAAGGgcaaatttttatgataatCGCGCCGCCTGTAACGGTGATTGAgtaattacattattttttttttctatcaacttCACATTATTGCCAACGTAATCAGAAAATACATTATGCACAGTCTCAGAATTTACGACGCGATCACCTACAGATATGTACAATTACACGTAGTTGgtaaatttcaattcgctCGCGTGCTGATAGAATCTCCTTTTTAACATTTGAATGATTCgcgtgtataattattatcgctCACAGCATCACCTCTCGGTACGAAGCTATACGTAAATACACGCGtgtctttttttccccctctcaGAATCACCTCGTCGCTCCTCGTCTTCCCGAGTAGCTTCAAGCCTTTCAATTaacacgtgaattttttttcattcgcagAGCGGTTCTCCCGCAGAGCCATGTGGACAGCAGGATCGCGGATCATTAATAGGTCTTGCTGATGAACCGCGAAATTGTCGAAGCTGCCACACAATCTGTCTGTTGTGATAACTGATACTATAAGCAGTTTTGACttcatttgaatatttatatgcaTACCGAAACGATTAACATAACAGAGTATAAAGAGAACCGTGCGACAGGCTTAGGTCAAGAAACCAGTCGTACCCAGTGGGGTACGTACATATCCGTCCAACAGCGAGAGGTTCAAACACCTCGATGGATTGATCAAATAAATCGTACGCATTGCGCGGCCGCGTGGGCATAAATTAATATCTGATATCGATTACGCAATGAATATTGCGTGGCTGATCGTCCGACGGTTTTATGTCGCCATACCGAAATTCCGGCGAGATCAATAATCTTGCCCAAAAGTACGCGCTAAAAGTTAGTTTCgcagaagaaaaataaatacataaataaaaatcccgAACGGAAGGCGATTTCTTGAGTCTGCATGGCGACGATACGTGGCGAAAAAACGAAACCGAGGGCGTGAAACGAACTTTAGACTAATTTTGAGAACCTTGTGAAATTGTGAGGTCTCCTTAGCTTCAAGCCAACGCTATCGGCCGTTCTACGTGAATTGACGCACACTCCCGCATCTCTCAACCATACATACGCGATTGCTTTACTCCTGTATACATGGCGATTGTTGCGGAGATTCGTTGGCAGCCCGTTACCCACGTGCGGATTGAGAGCAATTTATTGttagaataaattaataaattacatCTCTCTTCTATAGAGCCTGCAATCTCTCCGATCCGTCAATCACGTTGCGTTACGTTCCTTCCTCGCTTCTCGTTACTCGATGTACATATTCGCGATCCCGATTATGTTGGGCAAtagatgaatgaaaattaacagAAGAATCCAGGCGATAATAATTTAACTTCACCGttacgattttgaaaaaattttatgggCGTCTGGCTCACGAAACCTCAGCATCTCGAATCAGCACCGAGAGGGTCATTGCGCTTTATAGCTTGTATGTATATCATATCGTTTTTGATTCATTGAGTTGAGCAGTCATCTGTAAACGGTGAGGGTAAAAAGTTTATGTCAACGGATGCGTGCCCTTGGGTTATCGCCTTTTTCAGTATCATTTTGGATTGTCTGAATTTAGCGGCGGAACGCGGCGTCGATCGTAGAACAACTCGTAGGAAAGTCCGACGCGCGTTGCGTACAAGTAGAACGTGTAGAACAATCCGTTCCGCATATTTGCAGCAAGCATAAAAGGCAAGTCGCGAAAACAGCATATCGCATACGAGCGCGATATAAATTCCAAGTTTGTCTCGCGATATTTGCATAAGGAGGATAAAATAATACCTCTGATTACGGATTTGCTTCTGCGAAATACGGTGTACCCATTTACGATGGATAAGTTATTATCAATCCCCATCCACGCATTCAAGTCGCATGTGCCATATGTTCAGCTCTCTAAATTTCCGTTACAGAAAAGTCAATGTTGCGAGTGTTTCGATCATTCTGTACGAAATCACAAGAGGAAAAATCGCCAATGTCCAAGTTACTTGAATACGGAATTTCATCAGCAAAGAAGAACTAGACGAGAAAGCTTGTCCTgacttctttttttaatcGGTAGTCGGTGTAATGGGATGGCGGACAAATGTAGAGTGACTGCGCAGTTTCTCGTCAAACAAGTGACAGAGGGTGTCAAACAATGTGACCGGATATCTTCGAGGTTCAAAGTCTGTTTCCGGACGCGGAACGAGTCGGGGCCCGAAACGACTGGCCCAATAGAGAGTAAGTAAAAAGGAATAAGCGtaacggacggacggacggcCGACGGTGCAGTGGACACGGGATAACGTCGAGTGTCACAACATCGGGTGCACGAGTGACACTGAGCACGCGTCCCGCCCGCCCACGCGATCTCTTCCTCAAGGATGGCGATGGCCTCCGGAGtcggagaggggaggggggtgAAGGGGGCGCGGCAAAAGCTTTCGGATGCTCAAATGGCTCGAAAGctcagtcagtcagtcagtcagaaGCGAGCGAGCGCGGCGAACGCGCACAACCGCGTGTCCCTTTATCCGGCAACAAATCGGGCGGCACGCTAATCCGTCAAATGCATTATTAAGCGCAACCCGCGGGACGGATCCGAGAATCATGATTCACGATGTGAGCCGTGATGTGAATAACCGCGAGTTCGCCACCTGACCCTTCCGATAACCACCGTTCGTTGAATTGATACTTATTTTGCACATCGCGTGCTTATTTACATTCGATACGTACACTTGGTGATTAAGCGAACCTCATCGATCTCTGACCAAGATGACACCGAGCTTTGGGTCCTACTTGACTCTCTTCGTCGTTTTTTACGTCGGTTCTGCACTTTCTGATGCCGGACAAGGTGAGTCTTTCATTATCttaattatagaaatatttgCGCGCGAAAATTCATACCTCTCGAGAAATGGCGGCAAAATTTAACCGAAACACTCACATGCCGTCCGATGACAGtgcgagaaaaaatattttatctcgTATTCAACGCGCAGTGGGTAGATCGTCCTATTTTGCAATTAGATTTCTCCGGGGCGCGCTAAGTGGCCGAGGGGATCACGGTTAATGGTATTCGGTTAATTGGGGAGGGGAAACAAATGCGACACCTGATATAACGGGGATAAGCATAGAGCACGGTATCGTATTTATGTACGTCGACTTGTAGTTTAAAcaaggaaaatgaaaagtagAAGCATTCGTTAAACTTTCAAGCAGCGCGATAGAAACGTCGTCGTATCGAAAGATACGAGCTTATCTTTGGTGAAGTAATAAAAAGCGATGTGTGTAACGAGTGTAGGATATTAAAGAGGATTCATTGAACTTTTGCCCGGGTTCGACACTTTGTCATGGGTAGAAGAAGAGATCGACGACAGCTTCCCGACACATGCGTCTCCGGGAGAATCtactttttcttccatttttttacTCCCCGCTCCACCCTCTTATCTCCTTTTTGCTTTTAATAACCATATCGGAGACCGTGCAGCTAACTCGTAATAACTCGACGCGGCAAAGTCGCCGGACCGAGGAGCTTAATTCGTGTGCCGGAGTTCATTTGAACACACGTTCCTACTGCTGCACATGCACATGTAACCGTGCACATGTAAATGTTCATACGCGTTCGTTGG
Proteins encoded in this region:
- the LOC124309750 gene encoding zinc finger-containing ubiquitin peptidase 1-like isoform X2, producing the protein MASSKPLEMSYTCEICGLEGFNDEEMRSHMVVYHLQGAASCPFCDLGEVSPAEMLVHVNSAHLDYLTPSTPENDMMAFIDDDPTTDSDRYDECRGPSPPASPYAPHLQNGWGSPPPSKQLQEERKSSSSNLNNNINNNNNSSIVNVPEGAAGHGSPLRSGLNLQLRSHASPRPPVQECPMCPYTSDSPLRLEEHINRQHFDLTSPSYPPESPPSRDSVFNCPLCVRSFPHASDLELHVNIEHKDILSPANGTAMCEQNGSYTPTCPVCLSTSFTNSDELTAHIEEHFNKKSAPSPVTPDISSDRLLAKDMERREKEVRRLREQREFEMLRAQYGMDNQGNFREQSVTNMQRAVYAGEMSVADYYERQIELRVAESSGIDDGSSCTRGLVPKVRAVSQACSNVVTTLMCSTVDHYGSTYGDKGWGCGYRNMQMLISSLLQHTGFNDLVYKAWGSGVGSSSTTDCPSRSAMPSISRLQTIVEWAWAQGFDVQGAEQLGSKLVNTRKWIGATEVVTLLSSLRIRCQLIDFHIPTSSDGGHPEMFNWVLQYFHKTEEFKPPLYLQHQGHSRTIMGVEQLRDGSITMLVLDPSHSPSQMSQFSSTSSAPGAMRLVRKSAAAMKARQYQVVAVTGMMDSEAQYQQSKVLRSMRIPQDR
- the LOC124309750 gene encoding zinc finger-containing ubiquitin peptidase 1-like isoform X1, producing MASSKPLEMSYTCEICGLEGFNDEEMRSHMVVYHLQGAASCPFCDLGEVSPAEMLVHVNSAHLDYLTPSTPENDMMAFIDDDPTTDSDRYDECRGPSPPASPYAPHLQNGWGSPPPSKQLQEERKSSSSNLNNNINNNNNSSIVNVPEGAAGHGSPLRSGLNLQLRSHASPRPPVQECPMCPYTSDSPLRLEEHINRQHFDLTSPSYPPESPPSRDSVFNCPLCVRSFPHASDLELHVNIEHKDILSPANGTAMCEQNGSYTPTCPVCLSTSFTNSDELTAHIEEHFNKKSAPSPVTPDISSDRLLAKDMERREKEVRRLREQREFEMLRAQYGMDNQGNFREQSVTNMQRAVYAGEMSVADYYERQIELRVAESSGIDDGSSCTRGLVPKVRAVSQACSNVVTTLMCSTVDHYGSTYGDKGWGCGYRNMQMLISSLLQHTGFNDLVYKAWGSGVGSSSTTDCPSRSAMPSISRLQTIVEWAWAQGFDVQGAEQLGSKLVNTRKWIGATEVVTLLSSLRIRCQLIDFHIPTSSDGGHPEMFNWVLQYFHKTEEFKPPLYLQHQGHSRTIMGVEQLRDGSITMLVLDPSHSPSQMSQFSSTSSAPGAMRLVRKSAAAMKARQYQVVAVTGMMDSEAQYQQSKVLRSMRIPQDRASNSVIRFKSKR
- the LOC124309750 gene encoding zinc finger-containing ubiquitin peptidase 1-like isoform X3; the protein is MLNTCNGRLTKRKRTPENDMMAFIDDDPTTDSDRYDECRGPSPPASPYAPHLQNGWGSPPPSKQLQEERKSSSSNLNNNINNNNNSSIVNVPEGAAGHGSPLRSGLNLQLRSHASPRPPVQECPMCPYTSDSPLRLEEHINRQHFDLTSPSYPPESPPSRDSVFNCPLCVRSFPHASDLELHVNIEHKDILSPANGTAMCEQNGSYTPTCPVCLSTSFTNSDELTAHIEEHFNKKSAPSPVTPDISSDRLLAKDMERREKEVRRLREQREFEMLRAQYGMDNQGNFREQSVTNMQRAVYAGEMSVADYYERQIELRVAESSGIDDGSSCTRGLVPKVRAVSQACSNVVTTLMCSTVDHYGSTYGDKGWGCGYRNMQMLISSLLQHTGFNDLVYKAWGSGVGSSSTTDCPSRSAMPSISRLQTIVEWAWAQGFDVQGAEQLGSKLVNTRKWIGATEVVTLLSSLRIRCQLIDFHIPTSSDGGHPEMFNWVLQYFHKTEEFKPPLYLQHQGHSRTIMGVEQLRDGSITMLVLDPSHSPSQMSQFSSTSSAPGAMRLVRKSAAAMKARQYQVVAVTGMMDSEAQYQQSKVLRSMRIPQDRASNSVIRFKSKR
- the LOC124309750 gene encoding zinc finger-containing ubiquitin peptidase 1-like isoform X4 encodes the protein MMAFIDDDPTTDSDRYDECRGPSPPASPYAPHLQNGWGSPPPSKQLQEERKSSSSNLNNNINNNNNSSIVNVPEGAAGHGSPLRSGLNLQLRSHASPRPPVQECPMCPYTSDSPLRLEEHINRQHFDLTSPSYPPESPPSRDSVFNCPLCVRSFPHASDLELHVNIEHKDILSPANGTAMCEQNGSYTPTCPVCLSTSFTNSDELTAHIEEHFNKKSAPSPVTPDISSDRLLAKDMERREKEVRRLREQREFEMLRAQYGMDNQGNFREQSVTNMQRAVYAGEMSVADYYERQIELRVAESSGIDDGSSCTRGLVPKVRAVSQACSNVVTTLMCSTVDHYGSTYGDKGWGCGYRNMQMLISSLLQHTGFNDLVYKAWGSGVGSSSTTDCPSRSAMPSISRLQTIVEWAWAQGFDVQGAEQLGSKLVNTRKWIGATEVVTLLSSLRIRCQLIDFHIPTSSDGGHPEMFNWVLQYFHKTEEFKPPLYLQHQGHSRTIMGVEQLRDGSITMLVLDPSHSPSQMSQFSSTSSAPGAMRLVRKSAAAMKARQYQVVAVTGMMDSEAQYQQSKVLRSMRIPQDRASNSVIRFKSKR